From Scatophagus argus isolate fScaArg1 chromosome 2, fScaArg1.pri, whole genome shotgun sequence:
AAGGTTGCTTACAGCTACACATTCACGCAGCGGATACAATGGTTTTATAATATAATGTTTTATTGGCCTGAGTCGGAGAGGTGATTATTTAGATTTTGATTTTCGTCACcctccacacacattcaccacaTTATTTTGCCTATGCATTAACATGATCAATGCGTTCATCATGTGGTGATTCACCTTGATGCCGCTGAGTGTGTGCAAAAAGACgagaaacagggagaaaataTTACTTTTGTGTACTATGTGCGCGTGACTCTCCGTCAACCCTGGCAAAATCATTCATATGAAAAGATTCATGCTGAATAGATctgcacagaagaagacagaaattTGTCCTTGTCCAAATAAGAACATGGGACAgctaaacacaaagaaacacacacagattttcaggTTGTCCTTGTCATCCTTTGATCCCTTGTGAAAAGGCTGGACAGTCATGCTGCAGTGATCAGTCAGGGTCAAAGTCATACTccactttccctccctccctcctgtgACTCTACTGTAGTTTTGCAGCTCTGGCAGCTGGTGGTGCTGTAAGACCTGAGTCTCCCCCGTTGCTTTTCCTCCTACGTAACAAGGCTGTCACCTATTCTATCCTCCTTTGTCCTCTCCCCTCCATCACTCACCTCCATACGTCAACGCTGAGCCACTGCAGCATCCCTCGCCAGCCCCTGAGCCAGTCTGCTTTGAtggggtgaagggggggggacAGTGCCCTAAACAAACTACGccagagaaggggaaaaaaagcatcttGGAACAAACTACATGAATTAAAAAGAGGATTAGTTTTCGCGTTCATCGTGCACATTGTTTCAATGAtccaaaaggagagaaaaaaaatgtgggtTTGGTCGGCTGGAATCAATACTCTACTGTTGAcaagcacagagaaaattaaaaagtggCTGCATCAGTTCACTGTCTTTTTTAAAGAAGCGCTTGGTTCAATAGCATGATGTCTGCCACCAGGTCATTTGTGCAAATGGTATTAATTGGGTTCCCTGCGAGGCCACACAGCCAGCGGCTCAGTTATGATTCCAGTAGGTAAATATTTGCCTGTACTAACCCTCACTAGGTGCCGTAATGATTCTTTGTGTGTTGCACTGTGTACAATGCCTTTCTGTGTACACATCACTCAGTGCTTATGtccgcctgtgtgtgtgtgtgtgtgtgtgtgttgcagctcaATCTCCCCCAACATTCCCtctccacagctgcagctcagcagagtTTGATCAATAACGCGTCCTTCATTCTCAAGTCGGGGCTGACCTTGGCAGCCTTTTGTCTCCTTCCAGGGGCCAGAGTGCGCATGTACAGGTTGGAAAACAACGCTCTCAAAAATCCACCCTTGGTAGGAAAAGAATTCCCCTCACTGCCTCCACACTACAACATTCTCATTAAGAGCCTAATGAATCATATATTTATAGCGTTCTTATCTTAGCGTAATGAGGTGATGCCACTTTTGAACTCATTTGCTAAATTACCACAGGCCACACTGAAATGGAATAAACTTAACAATTCCTTGCATACgctgctgcattcattttcacGGGGCAAGCGTTAATAGAGACGGCAGagccaaaccaaacagaaacaaagagcatCTCTGTGCAGTCACAGATGACAAAAGGTAAGCTGTGGTCTGAGACATTTAAAAGGACTAAAACATGCAAGTGTGCAGCAGAGGGCAGTGGGGGCTGATCTGACAGATCTGTTGACATGTTACTGCAGCTTGATGTAGCCTGCAGGTGGCACCATTTATAGATTAGTCCTGCATTCACATTCTCTTTATGACATTCAGTAATGGACATTTAAATGGCCAGTAAGTGAATACTTTTGTTGCATATTCAATTGTTCCATAGGACTGCATTAAAACAGGCAACAAGTTACATTTGTATGCATGAGCACTCCAACATGCAGTCAAAGGCTCTATGATTGACTCTGCTGGACACCAGCACAGTTCAGATGCAGGTACATTACTATTCGGAGGCAAAACACTCCATCAGTGCAAAGTGGGAGCATAAACTGTAGCTGCAGGAACATTTAACATGACTCATGTTCAGTTTGAGAACTAGCAAGCGAAAGCTAAAAGTTAATTTGGGATTTACAAAAGTTGAACTTTTAAGTTGGAATGTCTTTTTGCTATGAAACTACTTGAACAGTTTCATCCTAATTATGCAAACGGTCGTTCATCAAATTACTTAAAAAGTGTGCAGAACGAGGAGTACATTTGTACACAGGCCATTCGGTAATGGGTTTCTGCAGGCAAGTTGTATCTAGATCAATTACAAAATTAGCACATTCgtggtgaaaaaaaattacaaaattatgtTCTAATCCTTTGAAAGCCTTGTGGTAAAACTGTGGTAGATTTGCTTGCTCCAGGGATAAACTTGGAGTGAATAATTTTGGCCAAAAAAAGCCCATCTTTATTCTACTGACAATCCCACTGGCAGCAAAGAAGCCTGATACAGTCAAGAATTAAAATCACAAGATTACAATATGAACTAAAACGGACaagaatgacttttttttttctccaaaattaGGCCAGTTGAAATTGTACCAATATCCCACATCTATATATTTTTAACACCAACATATGTAAAATCACATCAGAGATAAATCAGAACTCAGCATTTATTAACTTATTCcaattttacaaaaacaaatatttttctggaaTTCAGACTTTACATAaccaaagtggaaaaaaaaaaaaaaaactaagaaaaaaTAGGGCATTTGTCTACCGACACGTCCAACACtggataataaaaataaaaaaacagaatgatcTTCACTACACTTTCCTCTTCTGGGTGCTGATGTACAgaactgtggagaaaaaaaagagacaaagacttTACTGAGCAACACAAGGACATCGCTGAGAGGAACTTGAACTTTCTTGGCACGTAATTTCTTGTTTTGCAGTCAAATGACTCCACTATGTGGCCAATAATCTAGGAAGTAAAGTACAggtcaaaaatataaaacatggcAGGACTTTAGAGTCAGGTGATTAGTGGGGAAAAAGTAGAACACAGAAAAGAGCAGTGAAAGTCTGATTACTGATTCATTCATCAACATAACTCAACATAATATTTATAGTATGTTGTCCAAAACTCATATTTGGGTGCCCACAACTACATACAGCGGACCCGAGCAAACATGTTTGTAAATGGCTGTCACATCCCGGCCACCACCTGTTTGAGTCTGTTGCCCTCTGGTAGGCGCGGCAGGTCATTAAAAACTCTTACCACTCATGAACAGTTTCTTTCCTCAGGAAATTTGCACTCTTCACCAActcaaacatgcaaaatgaaaacagtcctGGGGACAAATTTCACACTGTGCAATAGCACTGTGGCACATTTATACTATTTTTGCTGGCTTTGTGTTGTAGGTTGTGTGAGgctattgtgtgtatgtgttttgaaCTGCAATGCACCAACCATTAGAAGGACTCCCAATTTCGTTGTATTTTGCACAGTACAGTGACAAAGACTTTATATTCTATTCTCTCATTGTATTTCTCTTCCTTGAGGTAAATTGTAGACTTGTTTTGCACAGGTCACTCGGGGCAAGGTGTAAGGCTGTAGACTGTATGAAAAGGCAGTCAGGTAAAGCAACTGGTACTTTCATGTTGATCTAGTTTTATCAACCTGCTCCATTCTGACTAAAATAGTACCATCGCTTTGGCTGTTGGGCCTTTTATCACACTGAAAACTCCACTGGCCAGCATGACTCATTCAAGAGGGAATCGCACAGTAAATACAACACACGGCTGGTGTAAGGAAAATCGAGACTGAGGGATGAAGATATGGACCGAAGTGAAAAAACAGGTTCTTAAAGCTAGAATTCTGACTGTGATAGTGAAGACGGTACTTATGAAAGACGCTACaaatttttttattcattaaagaaaaaaatgacaaaatgaagagGAACTCCCAGATGGTTTAAGGTTTCCTTGCAGTCAATATTCCACATCAAACCCATTTTCACAAATATAAAGGGATAGTGCACTTTTTTGAGAAATATGAATGGGGCTACTTAACAGAACctaaaacttaatttaaaacACCACAATACAAACATTAAGTGTAGTTCTGATGGTTGAATTTCTGTGTCACaggattattttgtttgttgaactGTTATCAcaattttaagcattttatttctATTGCATCACTTGTTAGGATGCCTTAGATCCTTAGTCAGCGCTGCTATATGTGCATCAATGATCTGGGCTGTTTATATAACAGACTAAGAGTGCTCAAATAACAGGTGCTCTTGACCTTATTTCTATACTAAGTCAGACATGACTTGCCCACGCTGCTTTTAACCCGACTTCCCTccttttatcttcttctttcttttcatgccTTGCGGTGCCCAAATGTGTACAAAATGGAGATATACTTAGAAACTGTGAGAATCTTACCATTGTTTCCCCTAAGAAAAGCATCTCCATACTTGTTCTTCAGCTGCCCGTTAACGTACTCTTCAGTCTGCTCGATGGCAATGTTCATGTAACCATCCAGGCAGGCCAGGACACCTGCAGACAGATCACATGTGCAGGGGTTTGGCTGAAAAGAACATCGATTTCCAAACGAGATggggaaaacaaataaatgggCAAACATGCCAGTTGTTTTACCTCTGTAATCGACACCAGAGTTAAGTTTGACGACCACAGGTCTCCCGATTATTTGCTTCAGGAAGTCACTCGGGGTCTGCTTTCTCAGACTCATCTTGACTATGATCTGAAAAGGGTGAATATAAACAATACATGTTACGGTCGCTGTTTACTTCAAGTAGCATCGTTCCAGCTAACTAGCGTCATACCGGCTAGTTAGTTGGTGCTTGTTAGCGTCTACTCGTACTATCAGTAGGGATTTCTTAACAACGAGGATTCCGTATAGCAACAAGCAGCAACGTTTCGGTTTCCAAAATGACCCAAATAACAATAACTATCTTAACACCGTGTGAATGAGTAGCGTTAGCTGCTAGCTAATCAGTGTAGCTAATTGCTAACTACCAAGTCTTCAAAGAAAATGCTTGCACTGGATAGCGCAAGGGGATCGTTATCGTTTTAAGTACATTATATGCGTTTACAGGAATCGAAACAAACTGCGTTACACTTGCAGGATGTTGCATTTTATAAGTTAACAGAAGCAACATGTTTGGTAGCATTTCACTTACCCGTGAACGACGTCCAAACGTTTGTTAAGCATGGGGCACTGATTGACCAATCAGAGGCGTGTATTGGACGGCGTCTGAGTGAGGGCAAAAATGTAAAGAACGCAGGGGTGAGTATGAGTATGTAGGTGACCGAGCTTTTAAGACGAGACTGATAACTATATTGTAGATATATTCTGGTTTGAGAGACATGTTTCACTATGTACGATTATTTCATTTCTAAGCATTAAAAATATCATAAATAGTCTGATCCTTGTGTATGAAACAtgcaccatatagacaaaagtattggaacaccaGACCTTAACACCAACTGGGACTttagtgacattgcattctaaatacatagacattaatatggagtcGGTCCCcgctttgcagctataacagcttccactcgtCTCGGAAGGTTTTCCacacaattttgttttgtttctgtgggaatttttgcccattcaggcagtggagcatttgggaggtcaggcactgatattggacgaaaaggtctggctcacaatctgtgtttcagttcatctcaaagatgttcagtggggttgaggtcagagctctgtatgggtcagtcaagttcttccacaccaaactcatccaaccgtgtctttatggactttgctttgtgcactgtaGCACAGTtatgctgaaatagaaaagggccttccccaaactgttgtcacgaagttggaagcatagcattgtccaaaatgtattggtatgctgaagcattaagatttcccttcactggaagtaaggggccgagcccaacgcctgaaaaacagccctataccacacacaaattcaatgataaagaggtgtgtcccaatacttttgtctatatagtttaaaTATAATACCAGCAAAGATGTGCCTTTAGGAAAACATACCATACATACATGGAAATGTAATTCATATTGTCTATTTTGTCTTCATATAAGGAAGTTACTTATTTTGTCAGATCATTACCACAGTAAGATATTTTTAGTTGTGGTTTATTTGAAATCATTATCAGATACATACAAATTCACTACCTGGAAAAGAAAGGttaaaagaacaacaaagtcaaaatgaaataaaaatagactAAAAGAGTAGGCCTAATTTGCTGTTGTGTTAATTATAACAGTAttgttttaatcaaattacataattaaaactaaaaattcaAATGTTCCTTTTGttggcatgttttgttttcccctgtAAAATCCTATAAAAATATTAACGTATGATATCAGGCCGTGGCACAGCTCTTCATCCGTTTAAATAACATTATGGACTGAAACGTCTCAGTTTGACAACTTTGTTGGGAAACCTAATCTCATAAAAACTGAGGGATAATTTTCTTGCTGTGTTCCTACACTGTGTGTAGTTTTAAGAGTTCAGCCATCAACGAAAGCTGTCACATTCCTGATCAAAATGGGCTGCTGCTGAACATTTGGTCACTAGAAGTGCAATACTGAGTTGAAGTCTGATCTGCCAAGCAAGAAGGGAGTGCAGTGTCTGGACGTTTGTGAAGGCTATGCGTACAGTACAGCAGCAACAATTAGTTGATTCATTTATTAGCTGattaacagaaaattaatcaggaGCAATTTTCATAATTAAATCATCATCAGCtaattttcaagcaaaaaaaaaaaaaaatcaatttgctTCTAGTTGTGTgtggatttgaaatgaaatgtgaggattttatgcttttatttgtcatatgTGATAGTAAATGGAATAATTTGAGATTTCGGACTGTTTGGTGAATAAACCAGACAATGTCTCTGCATCGCCTTGtatggggagggggggcataACTTatcagactttttaaaatcagtttaaatcaAGGAATATAGataatttatttgtcttttacaACACAGGGCTACATAATGATGCAAATCTACTAACATTATGTATATTGTTATTCTTagtaagacaaaacaaaagaaagacactGATGGTATCAAATCTATATAaattatatctatctatctataaataGATCCCACACAGATAGACATTTTGTTGTAAAACTGTAGCTTCagtatgattttattttttgtgactttaatttaaaaatgaagcaTCCTAGCGGTTTCagatcttttaatttttttttcgtTCTGCTCGGCTCGGCTATGTTGTGAAGGATAAGAGAAAGTCTACCATCTGATAAAACTCCAGTTGCTGCTGGGTGCGTGACCCAAACACTGCACAGCTTGGGAGGTACATGAAAAATGGTGTAGGGGGGAAATAAGGATGAAATGGTGAGGTGAAAGATAGAAGAGgatagagggagggaggatgtgCCAGTACGTGttaacagagacagagaggttgagagaaagagagagagagagagagagagagagagagagagagagcgattGTGAGAGGTGGAATCATAAAGTACTCCTTGTGTGTCTAGACAGGTTGCTTGTTAGCAGGGCATGGCTAGCCCTGTGGAGGCTAGAGGTTAATTTGgtatctgctgctgtgttaaacTAAGGTCAGTACTACAAGTCCTTAAGTCATAAACAAGAGTAGTTAAGAGCCATGTATACACCTAGGCACCGGTTAATGAATATTCAAtgaagactttttttcccccttgtcCCCTGTTCCCTTCGTTGTTGCTTGCTTTGAAGGGAatttttggaaagaaaaaacgctttatttcttttgctttgaaaaatgacCTCTGTACACTTACATTCACTTGCCCTTACCATAATACATGGCCTGAGTCATAACAAAAAGTGGCTTTTTGCTGTCTGAAATGTGGCACCCTCATTATGCAGTTCTGTCCATGAGTGCACAAAATG
This genomic window contains:
- the lsm6 gene encoding U6 snRNA-associated Sm-like protein LSm6 yields the protein MSLRKQTPSDFLKQIIGRPVVVKLNSGVDYRGVLACLDGYMNIAIEQTEEYVNGQLKNKYGDAFLRGNNVLYISTQKRKV